In one window of Lynx canadensis isolate LIC74 chromosome A3, mLynCan4.pri.v2, whole genome shotgun sequence DNA:
- the CCT4 gene encoding T-complex protein 1 subunit delta, translated as MPENVAPRSGAPAGAAGGRNKSAYQDRDKPAQIRFSNISAAKAVADAIRTSLGPKGMDKMIQDGKGDVTITNDGATILKQMQVLHPAARMLVELSKAQDIEAGDGTTSVVIIAGSLLDSCTKLLQKGIHPTIISESFQKALEKGIEILTDMSRPVELSDRETLLNSATTSLNSKVVSQYSSLLSPMSVNAVMKVIDPATATSVDLRDIKIVKKLGGTIDDCELVEGLVLTQKVANSGITRVEKAKIGLIQFCLSAPKTDMDNQIVVSDYVQMDRVLREERAYILNLVKQIKKTGCNVLLIQKSILRDALSDLALHFLNKMKIMVVKDIEREDIEFICKTIGTKPVAHIDQFTADMLGSAELAEEVNLNGSGKLLKITGCASPGKTVTIVVRGSNKLVIEEAERSIHDALCVIRCLVKKRALIAGGGAPEIELALRLTEYSRTLSGMESYCVRAFADAMEVIPSTLAENAGLNPISTVTELRNRHAQGEKTTGINVRKGGISNILEELVVQPLLVSVSALTLATETVRSILKIDDVVNTR; from the exons ATGCCGGAGAACGTGGCTCCCCGGAGCGGGGCGCCCGCCGGGGCTGCGGGCGGCCGCAACAAAAGCGCCTATCAGGACCGTGACAAGCCGGCCCAGATCCGATTCAGCAACATCTCCGCGGCCAAAG CTGTTGCTGATGCTATTAGAACAAGCCTTGGACCAAAAGGAATGGATAAAATG ATTCAAGATGGAAAAGGCGATGTGACCATTACAAATGATGGTGCCACCATTCTGAAACAAATGCAGGTGTTACATCCAGCAGCCAGAATG CTGGTGGAGCTATCTAAGGCGCAAGATATAGAAGCAGGAGATGGCACGACGTCGGTGGTCATCATTGCTGGCTCTCTCTTAGATTCCTGTACCAAGCTTCTTCAGAAAG GGATTCATCCGACCATCATTTCTGAGTCATTCCAGAAGGCTTTGGAAAAGGGTATTGAAATCTTGACTGACATGTCTAGACCTGTGGAACTGAGTGACAGAGAAACTTTATTAAATAGTGCTACCACTTCATTGAACTCAAAG gttGTCTCTCAGTATTCAAGTCTGCTTTCTCCAATGAGTGTAAATGCAGTGATGAAAGTGATTGACCCAGCCACCGCTACTAGTGTGGATCTGAGAGACATTAAAATAGTTAAGAAACTTGG tgGGACAATTGATGACTGTGAGCTGGTAGAAGGGCTGGTACTTACTCAAAAGGTGGCAAATTCTGGCATAACCAGAGTTGAAAAGGCTAAGATTGGGCTTATTCAGTTTTGCTTATCTGCTCCCAAAACTGAT ATGGATAATCAAATAGTAGTTTCTGACTATGTCCAGATGGACCGAGTGCTGCGGGAGGAGAGAGCCTATATTCTAAATTTAgtgaagcaaattaaaaaaacaggatGTAATGTCCTTCTCATACAGAAGTCTATTCTGAG AGATGCTCTCAGTGATCTTGCATTACATTTCCTGAACAAAATGAAGATTATGGTGGTTAAGGAtattgaaagagaagacattGAATTCATTTGTAAG acaaTTGGAACCAAGCCAGTTGCTCATATTGACCAGTTCACTGCCGACATGCTGGGATCAGCTGAGTTAGCTGAGGAGGTCAATTTAAATGGTTCTGGCAAACTGCTCAAG ATTACAGGCTGTGCAAGCCCTGGAAAAACAGTTACAATTGTTGTTCGTGGCTCTAACAAATTGGTGATTGAAGAAGCTGAGCGTTCCATTCATGATGCTCTATGTGTTATTCGCTGTTTAGTGAAGAAGAG AGCTCTTATTGCAGGAGGTGGTGCTCCAGAGATAGAATTGGCCCTACGGTTAACTGAATATTCACGAACATTGAGTGGCATGGAATCCTACTGCGTTCGTGCTTTTGCAGATGCTATGGAAGTCATTCCATCTACACTAGCTGAAAATGCTGGCTTGAATCCCATTTCTACAGTAACAGAACTAAGAAACCGCCATGCCCAAGGAGAAAAAACTACTGGCATTAATGTCCGAAAG
- the LOC115510621 gene encoding dnaJ homolog subfamily A member 1-like, with the protein MVKETTYYDVLGVKPNATQEELKKAYRKLALKYHPDKNPNEGEKFKQISQAYEVLSDAKKRELYDKGGEQAIKEGGAGGGFGSPMDIFDMFFGGGGRMQRERRGKNVVHQLSVTLEDLYNGATRKLALQKNVICDKCEGRGGKKGAVECCPNCRGTGMQIRIHQIGPGMVQQIQSVCMECQGHGERISPKDRCKSCNGRKIVREKKILEVHIDKGMKDGQKITFHGEGDQEPGLEPGDIIIVLDQKDHAVFTRRGEDLFMCMDIQLVEALCGFQKPISTLDNRTIVITSHPGQIVKHGDIKCVLNEGMPIYRRPYEKGRLIIEFKVNFPENGFLSPDKLSLLEKLLPERKEVEETDEMDQVELVDFDPNQERRCHYNGEAYEDDEHHPRGGVQCQTS; encoded by the coding sequence ATGGTGAAAGAAACTACTTACTATGATGTTTTGGGGGTCAAACCCAATGCCACCCAGGAAGAATTGAAAAAGGCTTACAGGAAATTGGCTTTGAAGTACCACCCTGACAAGAATCCAAATGAAGGAGAGAAGTTTAAACAGATTTCTCAAGCTTATGAAGTGCTCTCTGATGCGAAGAAAAGGGAATTATATGACAAAGGAGGAGAACAGGCAATTAAAGAAGGTGGAGCAGGTGGTGGTTTTGGCTCCCCCATGGACATCTTTGATATGttttttggaggaggaggaaggatgcagagagagaggagaggtaaAAATGTTGTGCATCAGCTCTCTGTAACCTTAGAAGATTTATATAATGGTGCAACAAGAAAACTAGCTCTGCAAAAGAATGTGATTTGCGACAAATGTGAAGGCCGAGGTGGTAAGAAAGGAGCGGTAGAATGTTGTCCCAATTGCCGAGGTACTGGAATGCAAATAAGAATTCATCAGATAGGACCTGGAATGGTTCAGCAAATTCAATCTGTGTGCATGGAGTGCCAGGGCCATGGGGAACGAATCAGTCCTAAAGATAGATGTAAAAGCTGCAACGGAAGGAAGATAGTTCGAGAAAAGAAGATTCTAGAAGTTCATATTGACAAAGGCATGAAAGATGGCCAGAAGATAACATTCCATGGTGAAGGAGACCAAGAACCTGGACTGGAACCAGGAGATATTATCATTGTTTTAGATCAGAAGGACCATGCTGTTTTTACTAGGCGAGgagaggatcttttcatgtgtatggaCATACAGCTGGTTGAAGCACTGTGCGGCTTTCAAAAGCCAATATCTACTCTAGACAACAGAACCATTGTCATTACCTCTCATCCAGGTCAGATTGTCAAGCATGGAGATATCAAGTGTGTGCTGAATGAAGGCATGCCAATTTATCGTAGACCATACGAAAAGGGTCGCCTAATCATCGAATTTAAGGTAAACTTCCCTGAGAATGGCTTTCTCTCTCCTGATAAACTGTCTTTGCTGGAAAAGCTCCTACCTGAGAGGAAGGAAGTAGAAGAGACTGATGAAATGGACCAGGTAGAACTGGTGGACTTTGATCCAAATCAGGAAAGAAGGTGCCATTACAATGGAGAAGCGTATGAGGATGATGAACATCACCCTAGGGGAGGTGTTCAGTGTCAGACCTCTTAA